The following are encoded together in the Methylorubrum sp. B1-46 genome:
- the flhA gene encoding flagellar biosynthesis protein FlhA: MAVSEALVLEKRSRRDFGFAAGIVAILAVLFLPVPAVLLDIGLAFSIALSVLILMVALWIQKPLEFSAFPTVLLIATLLRLALGIATTRLILANGQKGVDAAGHVIQGFSQFVMSGDFVIGIVVFVILITVNFLVITKGATRIAEVGARFTLDAIPGKQMAIDADLNAGLIDDKEAQRRRRELEEESAFFGSMDGASKFVRGEAVASLIVIAVNVFGGVIIGTTRHGMPLGQAADVFVKLSVGDGLVSQIPALIVSLAAGLLVSKGGTRGAAEEAVLGQLSAYPRALIVAAALMLMFALVPGLPFLPFVALAGLMGFVAITIPKRRAAKAALAAAKVKREEETKQAEVKDSVKEQLRTPEIELCLGRQVAAQIQGSHAELHHRVAKMRRKFARQYGFVVPDIKLTDSLNLPPKTYQIRIHGTVAATQEMRPGELLVVVGDGPRPDVPSEEVREPAFGMKALWVVDAYAGEIRRSGFEAIDGASVLLTHLSEVIRNNLPQFLSYKDMRSLLDRLDPEYKRLIDEICPSQISHSGLQAVLKLLLSERVSIRNLHLILEAVAEITPHARRAEQIAEHVRMRVAQQICGDLAEDGVLHVLRLGANWDLTFHQSLKRDAKGEVIEFDIDPRLVEQFGAEAGEAIRERMRQVHGFALVTAPDARPYVRMIIERIFPTLPVLSHLEIARGVEIKSLGTIS; the protein is encoded by the coding sequence ATGGCGGTGAGCGAAGCGCTCGTCCTGGAGAAGCGATCGCGGCGAGATTTCGGATTCGCGGCCGGCATCGTCGCGATCCTGGCGGTTCTGTTCCTGCCGGTGCCGGCGGTGCTGCTCGATATCGGGCTCGCCTTCTCGATCGCACTCTCGGTGCTGATCCTGATGGTGGCGCTCTGGATTCAGAAGCCGCTCGAATTCTCGGCCTTCCCCACCGTGCTGTTGATCGCGACGCTGCTCAGGCTCGCCCTCGGCATCGCCACCACACGCCTGATCCTGGCCAACGGACAGAAGGGCGTGGACGCCGCCGGCCACGTCATCCAGGGCTTCTCGCAATTCGTGATGAGCGGCGATTTCGTCATCGGAATCGTCGTCTTCGTGATCCTCATCACGGTCAACTTCCTCGTCATCACTAAGGGCGCGACCCGCATCGCCGAGGTCGGTGCCCGCTTCACCCTCGACGCCATCCCCGGCAAGCAGATGGCGATCGACGCCGACCTCAATGCCGGGCTGATCGACGACAAGGAGGCGCAGCGCCGCCGGCGCGAGTTGGAGGAGGAGTCAGCCTTCTTCGGCTCAATGGACGGCGCCTCGAAATTCGTGCGCGGCGAGGCGGTGGCCTCGCTCATCGTCATCGCCGTCAACGTCTTCGGCGGCGTCATTATCGGCACCACCCGCCACGGCATGCCGCTGGGTCAGGCCGCGGACGTTTTCGTCAAGCTGTCGGTGGGCGACGGCCTCGTCTCGCAGATCCCGGCGCTGATCGTCTCGCTCGCCGCCGGCCTCCTCGTCTCGAAGGGCGGCACCCGCGGCGCGGCGGAAGAGGCGGTGCTCGGCCAGCTCAGCGCCTATCCCCGCGCGCTGATCGTCGCCGCCGCCTTGATGCTGATGTTCGCCCTCGTGCCGGGCCTGCCGTTCCTGCCCTTCGTCGCGCTCGCGGGCCTGATGGGCTTCGTGGCGATCACCATCCCGAAGCGCCGCGCGGCGAAGGCTGCGCTGGCCGCAGCCAAGGTCAAGCGCGAGGAGGAGACCAAGCAGGCCGAGGTCAAGGATTCGGTCAAGGAGCAGTTGCGCACGCCGGAGATCGAGCTGTGCCTCGGCCGGCAGGTCGCCGCCCAGATCCAGGGCAGTCATGCCGAGCTGCACCATCGCGTCGCCAAGATGCGCCGCAAGTTCGCGCGCCAGTACGGCTTCGTCGTGCCCGACATCAAGCTCACCGACAGCCTCAACCTGCCGCCCAAGACCTACCAGATCCGCATCCACGGCACGGTGGCCGCAACCCAGGAGATGCGGCCGGGGGAATTGCTCGTCGTCGTCGGCGACGGCCCGCGCCCTGACGTTCCCTCGGAGGAAGTGCGCGAGCCCGCCTTCGGCATGAAGGCGCTCTGGGTGGTCGATGCCTATGCCGGCGAGATCCGCCGCTCCGGCTTCGAGGCGATCGACGGCGCCTCTGTGCTGCTCACCCACCTCTCCGAGGTGATCCGCAACAACCTGCCCCAGTTCCTGTCCTACAAGGACATGCGGTCGCTGCTCGACCGGCTCGACCCCGAATACAAGCGGCTGATCGACGAGATCTGTCCCTCGCAGATCTCGCATTCCGGCCTGCAGGCGGTGCTGAAGCTGCTGCTCTCCGAGCGCGTCTCGATCCGCAATCTCCACCTGATCCTGGAGGCGGTGGCCGAGATCACCCCACATGCCCGCCGGGCCGAGCAGATCGCCGAGCACGTGCGCATGCGCGTCGCCCAGCAGATCTGCGGCGATCTCGCCGAGGACGGGGTGCTGCACGTGCTCAGGCTCGGCGCCAACTGGGACCTGACCTTCCACCAGAGCCTGAAGCGCGACGCCAAGGGCGAGGTCATCGAGTTCGACATCGACCCGCGCCTCGTCGAGCAGTTCGGCGCGGAGGCCGGCGAGGCGATCCGCGAGCGGATGCGGCAGGTCCACGGCTTCGCCCTCGTCACCGCCCCCGACGCGCGGCCCTACGTGCGGATGATCATCGAGCGGATCTTCCCGACGCTCCCCGTCCTCTCGCATTTGGAGATTGCGCGGGGCGTCGAGATCAAGTCGCTGGGCACCATCTCGTGA
- the fliR gene encoding flagellar biosynthesis protein FliR, with protein MIPGFGSLLGGDAFLATFLIFCRIGGCLLIVPGFSSPRVPAQVRLLIAGGVSLAVTPLLLPLFQGRLPGQAPTDSLVWIASETVTGLLIGLLGRIFIFVLETVMNATSTMVGFGSMPGTPVEGTEAIPAVESLIVLSAVALMFAADLHWELFRGLVDSYTRIPPGEGFGTQTALVRITDQIGEAFTLSLRIAAPFIIYAVAVNLASGFVNKLTPTIPVYFVATPFVMFGALILLYTLSTEFMTQFLSGYLAWLRKG; from the coding sequence GTGATTCCGGGCTTTGGCAGCCTGCTCGGCGGCGACGCCTTCCTCGCCACCTTCCTGATCTTCTGCCGTATCGGCGGCTGCCTTCTGATCGTACCCGGCTTCTCCAGCCCGCGGGTGCCGGCGCAGGTGCGACTCCTCATCGCCGGCGGCGTCTCGCTCGCGGTCACGCCGCTCCTCCTGCCGCTGTTCCAGGGCCGGCTTCCGGGGCAGGCGCCGACGGACTCGCTCGTCTGGATTGCCAGCGAGACGGTGACGGGGCTGCTCATCGGTCTGCTCGGGCGGATCTTCATCTTCGTGCTGGAGACGGTGATGAACGCGACCTCGACCATGGTGGGCTTCGGCTCGATGCCGGGCACGCCGGTCGAGGGCACCGAGGCGATCCCCGCGGTCGAGTCGCTCATCGTCCTCAGCGCGGTGGCGCTGATGTTCGCCGCCGACCTGCACTGGGAGCTGTTTCGCGGGCTCGTCGATTCCTATACCCGCATCCCGCCGGGCGAGGGCTTCGGCACGCAGACGGCGCTGGTGCGCATCACCGACCAGATCGGCGAGGCCTTCACGCTGAGCTTACGGATCGCGGCGCCCTTCATCATCTACGCTGTGGCGGTGAACCTCGCCTCCGGCTTCGTGAACAAGCTGACGCCGACGATCCCCGTCTACTTCGTTGCCACGCCCTTCGTGATGTTCGGGGCCCTGATCCTGCTCTACACCCTGTCGACCGAGTTCATGACCCAGTTCCTCTCCGGCTATCTCGCTTGGCTGCGCAAGGGCTGA
- a CDS encoding rod-binding protein gives MSISPPSDIVMDVARAADPARYQEAASKLSQPGDPAAFASAADEAAREVGLTTHMPLDVHGTLTSMKNDTARSGAADPYRKFEGQVIQQFVEAMLPKAETVFGKGNAGGIWKSMLSEQIGQQIAKTGGIGIARMLNPAHPTGTTTAAPTATGVAGKV, from the coding sequence ATGAGCATCTCTCCCCCTTCCGACATCGTCATGGACGTGGCCCGCGCCGCCGATCCGGCCCGCTACCAGGAGGCGGCGTCCAAGCTGTCGCAGCCCGGCGACCCGGCAGCCTTCGCCAGCGCCGCCGACGAGGCCGCCCGCGAGGTCGGCCTCACCACGCACATGCCGCTCGACGTCCATGGGACGCTGACGAGCATGAAGAACGACACCGCCCGCAGCGGAGCCGCCGACCCCTACCGGAAGTTCGAGGGGCAGGTGATCCAGCAATTCGTCGAGGCGATGCTGCCCAAGGCCGAGACCGTATTCGGCAAGGGCAATGCCGGCGGCATCTGGAAGTCGATGCTCTCCGAGCAGATCGGCCAACAGATCGCCAAGACCGGCGGCATCGGCATCGCCCGCATGCTGAACCCGGCGCATCCCACCGGCACCACGACAGCGGCTCCCACGGCCACCGGCGTGGCCGGCAAGGTCTGA
- a CDS encoding flagellar protein FlgN, whose protein sequence is MLLESLKRLEATVEAETEALAANAALDLDAVNRAKSRSLLELTRLARGIDVAALDAETGIVLARLRDKLIRNQEAVALHLRAVEEVGETLQASLQAAESDGTYSARLSAHSGRD, encoded by the coding sequence ATGCTGCTCGAATCCCTCAAGCGGCTGGAGGCCACCGTCGAGGCCGAGACCGAGGCGCTCGCCGCCAACGCCGCCCTCGATCTCGACGCGGTCAACCGGGCGAAAAGCCGGAGCCTGCTCGAACTCACGCGGCTGGCCCGCGGCATCGACGTCGCGGCGCTGGATGCCGAGACCGGCATCGTGCTCGCCCGCCTGCGCGACAAGCTGATCCGCAACCAGGAGGCGGTCGCCCTGCATCTGCGGGCGGTGGAGGAGGTCGGCGAGACGCTCCAGGCGAGCCTCCAGGCGGCCGAGTCCGACGGCACCTATTCCGCGCGCCTGTCCGCACATTCGGGACGCGACTGA
- a CDS encoding DUF2336 domain-containing protein — MSSSVAGAPDLSGLIELSRDPALDLKPAILRVQTDLFLTAPVHDRAILQAFESLAAGLIPTVDEDTLRVVAEKLDGCPDVPEGVRAALATRGFPLALPREPETEAEADWAIAENPGALIGTRVLERLLARARTDADLARTLLDRPDIPPADLAPLWLFAESEQRRAITEAVEATAALRPCPPAPRALATSLVEHSHSRDVQAFVTALGNGLGLPPNYLSAAVDPAARYDLLTLALRVADLREGEAVFVFLTLNDNVARSVDRVFALVTLFRDTSRATARDLLCAILGVPVMERAGGEHQPLHGPEAKRPTPAASERGGFRTILPTRLRRTS, encoded by the coding sequence ATGTCCTCATCGGTCGCCGGCGCGCCGGACCTGTCCGGCCTCATCGAGCTCTCGCGCGACCCCGCGCTGGACCTGAAGCCCGCAATCCTGCGGGTGCAGACCGACCTGTTCCTGACCGCGCCGGTTCACGACCGGGCGATCCTTCAGGCCTTCGAGTCCCTGGCGGCGGGTCTGATCCCGACCGTGGACGAGGACACGCTGCGCGTCGTCGCGGAAAAGCTCGACGGTTGCCCCGACGTGCCGGAGGGCGTGCGTGCCGCGCTCGCGACCCGCGGCTTTCCCCTCGCGCTGCCCCGCGAGCCGGAGACGGAGGCGGAAGCCGACTGGGCGATCGCGGAAAATCCCGGCGCACTGATCGGCACCCGGGTTCTGGAGCGCCTGCTCGCCCGCGCCCGCACCGACGCGGATCTCGCCCGCACCCTGCTCGACCGGCCCGACATCCCGCCCGCCGACCTCGCACCACTCTGGCTCTTCGCCGAATCTGAGCAGCGCCGCGCCATCACTGAGGCCGTCGAGGCCACCGCGGCCTTGCGGCCCTGCCCGCCCGCACCGCGCGCGCTGGCCACGAGCCTGGTCGAGCATTCCCATTCCCGCGACGTCCAGGCCTTCGTCACCGCGCTTGGAAACGGGCTCGGCCTTCCGCCGAACTACCTCAGCGCAGCGGTCGATCCCGCCGCGCGCTACGACCTGCTGACGCTCGCCCTGCGGGTCGCGGATCTGCGCGAGGGCGAGGCGGTGTTCGTCTTCCTCACGCTCAACGACAACGTGGCGCGCTCAGTCGATCGGGTGTTCGCCCTCGTCACGCTGTTTCGTGACACGAGCCGGGCCACGGCCCGCGACCTGCTCTGCGCGATCCTCGGCGTGCCGGTGATGGAGCGCGCGGGCGGCGAGCACCAACCGCTGCACGGCCCCGAGGCCAAGCGCCCGACCCCGGCCGCCTCCGAGCGCGGCGGCTTCCGTACCATTCTCCCAACGCGCCTGCGCCGCACGAGCTGA
- a CDS encoding DUF1491 family protein, which produces MPRLRSDFWVSAQLRRLNGENIPAVQRRRGAAEAGAIFVKIDRLDGTADLYGPAPQALIEAEDPGERLFTAILSAAPSPDVEERLAREIRFDSDLWIVEIDDREGRHGLPLAE; this is translated from the coding sequence ATGCCACGCCTTCGCTCGGATTTCTGGGTCTCCGCGCAGTTGCGCCGCCTCAACGGGGAAAACATCCCGGCGGTGCAGCGCCGCCGCGGCGCGGCGGAGGCGGGGGCGATCTTCGTCAAGATCGACCGGCTCGACGGCACCGCCGACCTTTACGGCCCGGCGCCCCAGGCGCTGATCGAGGCCGAGGATCCGGGCGAGCGCCTGTTCACGGCGATCCTCAGCGCCGCCCCGTCGCCGGATGTCGAGGAGCGGCTCGCCCGTGAGATCCGCTTCGATTCCGATCTCTGGATCGTCGAGATCGACGACCGCGAGGGCCGGCACGGCCTGCCGCTCGCGGAGTAG
- a CDS encoding peptidoglycan-binding protein, which yields MREPPVRRDQREIVVPGDMRAGRGPARSPRRKPVPRGPTAAGWQATALSAASGAGRFCLRYPGGVFGTLLGASAAIYVCVNAMGLQDGPHPAPILPTVESKPVAAKPAPPPVREVRTVEAPKAAPVREASAPPRDAIADMIRSGETTASVTPKAERKPESKPAAKEKAEVKADAGKPESPKPDPTVIRVQRALAKLGYGPLKDDGLMGPGTKAAIEKFERDRKLPVKGEAAGPTLRALTREMTAKASG from the coding sequence ATGCGCGAGCCGCCCGTCCGACGGGACCAGCGCGAGATCGTCGTCCCCGGTGACATGCGCGCCGGGCGAGGCCCGGCCAGATCGCCGCGCCGCAAGCCGGTGCCGCGCGGGCCGACCGCCGCCGGCTGGCAGGCCACCGCCCTGTCTGCGGCGAGCGGGGCCGGGCGGTTCTGCCTGCGCTATCCCGGCGGCGTGTTCGGAACGCTGCTCGGCGCCAGCGCGGCGATCTATGTCTGCGTCAACGCCATGGGCCTTCAGGACGGACCGCACCCGGCGCCGATCCTGCCGACCGTCGAGTCAAAGCCTGTGGCGGCAAAGCCCGCTCCGCCGCCGGTGCGGGAGGTCCGCACCGTGGAGGCGCCGAAGGCCGCCCCCGTGCGGGAGGCGTCGGCCCCGCCCCGCGACGCGATCGCCGACATGATCCGCTCCGGCGAGACGACCGCCTCGGTCACGCCCAAGGCGGAGCGCAAGCCCGAATCGAAGCCGGCCGCGAAGGAGAAGGCCGAGGTGAAGGCGGATGCGGGCAAGCCTGAGAGCCCGAAGCCCGACCCCACCGTCATCCGCGTCCAGCGCGCGCTGGCCAAGCTCGGCTACGGGCCGCTCAAGGACGACGGCTTGATGGGACCGGGCACGAAGGCGGCGATCGAGAAATTCGAGCGAGATCGCAAGCTGCCGGTGAAAGGCGAGGCCGCCGGGCCGACCCTGCGCGCCCTGACCCGCGAGATGACCGCCAAGGCGAGCGGATAA